A genomic stretch from Spiroplasma endosymbiont of Clivina fossor includes:
- the hisS gene encoding histidine--tRNA ligase: MEYKAPRGTNDILPIQSKQRYQLQQILRDIVKKYNYEEISTPIFEQYELFQRTVGVNSDIVSKEMFNFQDKKGRELALRPENTAPIVRAVIENKLVDVLGLPLKLFYYGDMFRYERPQRGRQRQFTQFGVEVFGKKTIYLDAEIICLAMDIIKSLKINNIILKINFLGAKATQNKYQQILKTFLQDISTTLCADCQRRITKNTLRVLDCKIDQNIKNLPIISETYSLEEKEYFTRLIKLLDNLKVKYEIDSKLVRGLDYYNDTVFEIISLEKGVEGQNTLIGGGRYDNLVEELSKNQKSVPAIGFAIGIERLLNATENHSDFIKKMVPLVDVYIIALTATGYELATNVLLTLRSNNFISDMDYEQRNIKIQFNVVSKLDCRFVVIIGDSEVKESNLTIKNQETKVEEKISINELINYLNANKRDK; this comes from the coding sequence ATGGAATATAAAGCCCCCAGAGGTACTAATGATATTTTACCAATCCAAAGTAAACAGCGATATCAATTACAACAAATTTTACGAGATATTGTTAAAAAATATAATTATGAAGAAATTAGTACGCCAATATTTGAACAGTATGAATTATTTCAAAGAACGGTTGGTGTTAATAGCGATATTGTTAGTAAAGAAATGTTTAACTTTCAAGATAAAAAAGGTCGTGAATTAGCACTTCGTCCTGAAAATACAGCGCCAATTGTTAGAGCAGTAATTGAAAATAAGTTAGTTGATGTTTTAGGATTACCTTTAAAATTATTTTACTATGGGGATATGTTTCGCTATGAGCGACCACAACGAGGGCGTCAAAGACAATTTACGCAATTTGGTGTGGAAGTTTTTGGCAAAAAAACTATTTATTTAGATGCTGAAATTATTTGTTTAGCAATGGATATTATTAAATCTTTAAAGATTAATAATATTATTCTTAAAATAAATTTTTTAGGAGCAAAAGCAACCCAAAATAAATATCAACAAATTTTAAAAACATTTTTACAAGATATAAGCACAACATTATGTGCGGATTGTCAAAGAAGAATTACTAAAAATACCTTGCGAGTATTAGATTGTAAAATTGATCAAAATATTAAAAATTTACCAATAATTAGTGAAACTTATTCTCTTGAAGAAAAAGAATATTTTACAAGGTTAATAAAGTTATTAGATAATTTAAAAGTTAAATATGAGATTGATAGCAAATTAGTTCGCGGTTTAGACTATTATAATGATACTGTTTTTGAAATTATTAGTTTAGAGAAGGGTGTTGAAGGACAGAATACATTAATTGGTGGTGGTCGTTATGATAATTTAGTTGAGGAATTATCAAAAAATCAAAAATCAGTTCCAGCAATTGGTTTTGCAATTGGAATTGAAAGATTACTTAATGCTACTGAAAATCATTCAGACTTTATTAAAAAAATGGTTCCATTGGTTGATGTATACATTATTGCTTTAACTGCTACCGGTTATGAATTAGCAACTAATGTATTATTAACTTTAAGAAGTAATAATTTTATTAGTGATATGGATTATGAACAAAGGAATATTAAGATTCAGTTTAATGTTGTTTCTAAATTAGATTGTCGTTTTGTTGTTATTATTGGTGATAGCGAAGTTAAAGAGAGTAATTTAACTATTAAAAATCAGGAAACTAAGGTAGAAGAAAAGATTAGCATTAATGAATTAATTAATTATTTGAATGCAAATAAGAGAGATAAATAA
- a CDS encoding DUF2130 domain-containing protein, whose translation MSFIIECPHCHQEITEKDFEKNHQAVSYLQQFFNRKEQEYCDKLKKQLDVDFEKRKAIEITSVVNKKENEWNKQHDNELHKIKEAHQQILEGLNQQLNEAKSNLKSQEETKKADIEVSILKEKSNIEKQKQQEIDNIKDNYQKIINELNSKIKDLDIKEKTNEFQLKKLFTEKELEITKNKQQEIDLLKDKINSLETEKKTKEADIKVILAEKEKEWSNLQQNKLDTLNKEYQKNINDLQEKNHQLDMLVKTNDAKVQELVAKKETEIINFKQEEINKLIDETTELKLKLEQGRNIRTGILGANLENDFAGKMPSFFPNDHFEKTTKTINGKKPDFRLGVLNDEEDNKVVGNILFELKNQEKLDSKWEEKLAIELKEWNAKFGIIVWTYAKAPFSRSSKYRDIFIINTDLEVIALIVNILKFLIKKEFALSLQSSTNKNDQDFKERFNNWLQDEFSSLIGKALQEFIKFEKHIQQIQNSNDKLKSVKEKLEEILIAKIEDSLKKLL comes from the coding sequence ATGTCATTTATAATTGAATGCCCACATTGTCATCAAGAAATTACCGAAAAAGATTTTGAAAAGAATCATCAAGCAGTATCATATTTACAACAATTTTTTAATCGTAAGGAGCAAGAATATTGTGATAAGTTAAAAAAGCAATTAGATGTTGATTTTGAAAAACGAAAAGCAATAGAAATTACTAGTGTAGTAAATAAAAAAGAAAATGAGTGAAATAAGCAACACGATAATGAATTGCATAAAATAAAAGAAGCACATCAACAAATTTTAGAAGGTTTAAATCAACAATTAAATGAGGCTAAGAGCAATTTAAAATCCCAAGAAGAAACAAAAAAGGCTGATATTGAAGTTTCTATTTTAAAAGAAAAAAGCAATATTGAAAAACAAAAACAACAAGAAATTGATAATATTAAAGATAATTATCAAAAGATAATTAATGAGTTAAATTCTAAAATAAAAGATTTAGATATTAAAGAAAAAACTAATGAATTTCAATTGAAAAAATTGTTTACAGAAAAAGAACTTGAAATTACTAAAAATAAACAACAAGAAATTGATTTATTAAAGGATAAAATTAATAGTTTAGAAACCGAAAAGAAAACAAAGGAAGCAGATATTAAAGTTATTTTGGCTGAAAAAGAAAAAGAGTGAAGTAATTTACAACAAAATAAGTTGGATACTTTAAATAAAGAGTATCAAAAAAATATTAATGATTTACAAGAGAAAAATCATCAATTAGATATGTTAGTTAAAACTAATGATGCTAAGGTCCAAGAATTAGTAGCAAAAAAAGAAACTGAAATTATTAATTTTAAACAAGAAGAAATTAATAAGTTAATTGATGAAACAACTGAATTAAAACTTAAATTAGAACAAGGACGAAATATTAGAACAGGAATTTTAGGAGCTAATTTAGAAAATGATTTTGCAGGTAAAATGCCATCGTTTTTCCCAAATGACCATTTTGAAAAAACAACTAAAACCATTAATGGTAAAAAACCTGATTTTAGGTTAGGAGTTTTGAATGATGAAGAGGATAATAAAGTAGTTGGTAATATCTTATTTGAGTTAAAAAATCAAGAAAAATTAGATAGTAAATGAGAGGAAAAATTAGCAATTGAATTAAAAGAATGAAATGCTAAGTTTGGCATTATTGTTTGAACTTATGCTAAAGCACCATTTAGTCGTTCTTCAAAATATCGTGATATTTTTATTATTAATACTGACCTTGAAGTTATTGCATTAATTGTTAATATTTTAAAATTTTTAATTAAAAAAGAATTTGCTTTATCATTACAATCTTCAACTAATAAAAATGATCAGGATTTTAAAGAACGCTTTAATAATTGATTACAAGATGAATTTAGTTCTTTAATTGGTAAAGCGCTGCAAGAGTTTATTAAGTTTGAAAAGCATATTCAACAAATTCAAAATTCTAATGATAAATTAAAAAGCGTTAAAGAGAAATTAGAAGAAATATTAATTGCTAAAATTGAGGATTCTTTAAAAAAATTATTGTAA
- a CDS encoding transposase family protein, which translates to MLDKYKDENEFYSLIGIKYKTFMKMVEILKEGEAKQKQIGGRPNKLSIEQRLLMTLEYWKEYSTYRIIAKKYNISHVSCIRNIFWVENTLIKNSHFHIPGKKILLENKGTTNNLLAIDATEIPIERIKKN; encoded by the coding sequence ATGTTAGATAAATACAAAGACGAAAACGAATTTTATAGTTTAATAGGCATAAAATATAAAACTTTCATGAAAATGGTAGAAATTTTAAAAGAAGGTGAAGCTAAACAAAAACAAATTGGTGGTAGACCAAATAAATTATCAATAGAGCAAAGATTACTTATGACTTTAGAATACTGAAAAGAATATAGTACATATCGTATTATTGCAAAAAAATATAATATTAGTCATGTTAGTTGTATTCGTAATATCTTTTGAGTTGAAAATACTCTAATAAAAAATAGTCACTTTCATATACCTGGCAAAAAGATATTATTAGAAAATAAGGGTACTACTAATAATTTATTAGCAATTGATGCTACAGAAATTCCAATTGAAAGAATTAAAAAAAACTAA
- a CDS encoding transposase family protein has protein sequence MFSGKKRQHSLKSQIIIDLFNNKIISVDFCYGSTHDYKLFLKSNTLINPKLELIADSGYQGLQNVHKNTLLPIKKSKNNPLNPDKKEYNSFLSKVRIVIEHVFARLKRFKILVYRYRNKIRRFGLRFNLISGIYNFELS, from the coding sequence TTATTTTCTGGTAAGAAAAGGCAACATTCATTAAAATCGCAAATAATTATTGATTTATTTAACAATAAAATTATTTCAGTAGATTTTTGTTATGGCAGTACTCATGATTATAAGTTATTTTTAAAATCAAATACACTTATAAATCCAAAATTAGAATTAATTGCCGATTCAGGATATCAAGGTTTGCAAAATGTTCATAAAAATACATTATTGCCAATTAAAAAGAGTAAAAATAATCCTTTAAATCCAGATAAAAAGGAATATAATAGCTTTTTAAGTAAAGTTAGAATTGTCATTGAACATGTTTTTGCTAGATTAAAAAGATTTAAAATACTAGTTTATCGTTATCGCAATAAGATTAGAAGATTTGGATTACGATTTAACTTAATTTCAGGAATATATAATTTTGAATTAAGCTAG
- a CDS encoding IS1/IS1595 family N-terminal zinc-binding domain-containing protein: MEKIIQELVNTLTDDQFLEFYEKVKQQAELIKKKQQRLNEIDQKFRAQGIKCPKCESYHCVKNGHNSEGKQKYLCKNCRASFDAFRNHFIYWSHLNYEQWNLLIQISLLGQSSKTISRFIKTTLKTAWYNRQKLMKSKQLENTQLKFKKLSGKIQIDETFIRLGT, encoded by the coding sequence ATGGAAAAAATAATTCAAGAACTAGTAAATACTTTAACAGATGATCAATTTTTAGAATTTTATGAAAAAGTCAAACAACAAGCAGAATTAATAAAAAAAAAACAACAACGGTTAAATGAAATTGATCAAAAATTTAGAGCGCAAGGTATTAAATGCCCTAAATGTGAATCTTACCATTGCGTTAAAAATGGACATAATTCAGAAGGAAAACAAAAATATTTATGTAAAAATTGCCGTGCAAGTTTTGACGCTTTTCGTAATCATTTTATTTATTGAAGTCATTTAAATTATGAACAATGAAATTTATTGATTCAAATTTCATTGCTGGGGCAATCTAGTAAAACAATTTCTCGTTTTATTAAAACTACATTAAAAACTGCTTGATATAATCGTCAAAAATTAATGAAATCAAAACAATTAGAAAATACCCAATTAAAATTTAAAAAATTATCTGGTAAAATCCAAATCGATGAAACATTCATTAGACTTGGTACATAA
- a CDS encoding transposase family protein: MKFKKNNQISDKNFLRLTGIKHTTFNKMLEILKIEELKKRFRRGRTNKLSLENRILMTLEYWREYRTYFHIAKSYDISESSCYRNIKWIEDTLIKHPNFQQLTGQKSLLKDYFKDKTVIIDVTESQIQRPKKDKNSTTQEKRKNTQ; encoded by the coding sequence ATGAAATTTAAAAAAAATAATCAAATAAGTGATAAAAATTTTTTAAGATTAACTGGTATTAAACATACTACTTTTAATAAAATGCTAGAAATTTTAAAAATAGAAGAATTAAAAAAGAGATTTCGTCGCGGAAGAACCAATAAATTATCATTAGAAAATCGTATTTTAATGACTTTAGAATATTGAAGAGAATATAGAACTTATTTTCATATTGCAAAAAGTTATGATATTAGTGAAAGTAGTTGTTATAGAAATATCAAATGAATTGAAGACACTTTAATAAAACACCCTAATTTTCAACAACTTACTGGTCAAAAATCACTATTAAAAGATTATTTCAAAGATAAGACTGTTATAATTGATGTAACTGAAAGCCAAATCCAACGCCCAAAAAAAGACAAAAACAGCACTACTCAGGAAAAAAGAAAAAACACACAATAG
- a CDS encoding transposase family protein gives MKTQVIIEKDSKKIISSDFSYGKNHDFKILKDSKIKFLPETTVLVDLGYQGIQKINHNVLIPKRKSKKNPLNKEEKQNNERISKMRIVIENVFAILKKFKIISEKYRNRRKRFALRFNLIASIYNLQLLV, from the coding sequence ATAAAAACACAAGTTATAATTGAAAAAGATAGTAAAAAAATTATTAGTTCTGATTTTTCTTATGGTAAAAACCATGACTTTAAAATTTTAAAAGATTCAAAAATTAAATTTTTACCAGAAACAACTGTTTTAGTGGATTTAGGTTATCAAGGCATACAAAAAATTAATCATAATGTTTTAATTCCTAAAAGAAAATCAAAGAAAAACCCTTTAAATAAAGAAGAAAAGCAAAATAATGAGCGAATTTCAAAAATGAGAATTGTTATTGAAAATGTTTTTGCTATACTTAAAAAATTTAAAATTATTAGTGAAAAATATCGAAATCGTAGAAAAAGATTTGCTTTAAGATTTAATTTAATAGCTTCAATTTATAATTTACAACTATTAGTTTAA
- a CDS encoding transposase family protein: MKFKKNNQISDKNFLRLTGIKHTTFNKMLEILKIEELKKRFRRGRTNKLSLENRILMTLEYWREYRTYFHIAKSYDISESSCYRNIKWIEDTLIKHPNFQQLTGQKSLLKDYFKDKTVIIDVTESQIQRPKKDKNSTTQEKRKNTQ; encoded by the coding sequence ATGAAATTTAAAAAAAATAATCAAATAAGTGATAAAAATTTTTTAAGATTAACTGGTATTAAACATACTACTTTTAATAAAATGCTAGAAATTTTAAAAATAGAAGAATTAAAAAAGAGATTTCGTCGCGGAAGAACCAATAAATTATCATTAGAAAATCGTATTTTAATGACTTTAGAATATTGAAGAGAATATAGAACTTATTTTCATATTGCAAAAAGTTATGATATTAGTGAAAGTAGTTGTTATAGAAATATCAAATGAATTGAAGACACTTTAATAAAACACCCTAATTTTCAACAACTTACTGGTCAAAAATCACTATTAAAAGATTATTTCAAAGATAAGACTGTTATAATTGATGTAACTGAAAGCCAAATCCAACGCCCAAAAAAAGACAAAAACAGCACTACTCAGGAAAAAAGAAAAAACACACAATAA
- a CDS encoding transposase family protein gives MKTQVIIEKDSKKIISSDFSYGKNHDFKILKDSKIKFLPETTVLVDLGYQGIQKINHNVLIPKRKSKKNPLNKEEKQNNERISKMRIVIENVFAILKKFKIISEKYRNRRKRFALRFNLIASIYNLQLLV, from the coding sequence ATAAAAACACAAGTTATAATTGAAAAAGATAGTAAAAAAATTATTAGTTCTGATTTTTCTTATGGTAAAAACCATGACTTTAAAATTTTAAAAGATTCAAAAATTAAATTTTTACCAGAAACAACTGTTTTAGTAGATTTAGGTTATCAAGGCATACAAAAAATTAATCATAATGTTTTAATTCCTAAAAGAAAATCAAAGAAAAACCCTTTAAATAAAGAAGAAAAGCAAAATAATGAGCGAATTTCAAAAATGAGAATTGTTATTGAAAATGTTTTTGCTATACTTAAAAAATTTAAAATTATTAGTGAAAAATATCGAAATCGTAGAAAAAGATTTGCTTTAAGATTTAATTTAATAGCTTCAATTTATAATTTACAACTATTAGTTTAA